The following coding sequences lie in one Paramormyrops kingsleyae isolate MSU_618 chromosome 15, PKINGS_0.4, whole genome shotgun sequence genomic window:
- the jund gene encoding transcription factor JunD produces MMKKDMSLNLSDPSSNLKPHLRDADGILNSPDVGLLKLASPELERLIIQSNGMVTTTPTSQFLYHKSVSDEQEFAEGFVKALEDLHKQNQLNGGTCAQTSSLDLSSSAPVVTMHADLPVYTNLNSYGNGPLGTTVNYSTDTVPFPPPPPSHHLGGAQQQTHTRLQSLKDEPQTVPDVQSFGESPPLSPIDMDTQERIKAERKKLRNRIAASKCRKRKLERISRLEDKVKTLKTQNTDLASTASLLREQVAQLKQKVMNHVNSGCQLLPHQVQAY; encoded by the coding sequence ATGATGAAGAAGGATATGAGTTTAAACCTGAGCGACCCAAGCTCTAATCTGAAGCCGCACCTCAGAGACGCTGATGGGATTCTCAACTCCCCGGACGTCGGGCTCTTGAAACTGGCGTCTCCTGAACTAGAGAGGCTAATCATCCAGTCTAATGGCATGGTCACTACCACACCGACTTCTCAGTTCCTCTATCACAAGTCAGTAAGCGATGAGCAAGAGTTCGCTGAGGGCTTCGTGAAGGCTCTCGAAGATCTTCACAAGCAGAACCAGCTAAATGGGGGCACATGCGCGCAAACAAGCAGCCTGGATTTGAGCAGCAGTGCGCCGGTTGTGACCATGCATGCAGACCTGCCGGTGTACACGAACTTGAACAGCTACGGCAACGGACCTTTGGGGACCACAGTAAATTACTCCACGGACACTGTTCCcttccctcctcctcccccatcGCACCATCTGGGAGGAGCTCAGCAGCAAACGCACACGCGGCTGCAGTCCCTGAAAGACGAGCCGCAGACCGTGCCCGACGTGCAGAGCTTCGGCGAAAGCCCACCTCTGTCGCCCATTGACATGGACACACAGGAGCGCATTAAGGCGGAAAGGAAAAAACTACGGAACAGGATAGCTGCCTCCAAGTGCCGAAAGAGGAAACTAGAGAGGATATCTAGACTGGAAGATAAAGTAAAGACACTGAAGACGCAGAACACCGATTTGGCATCCACTGCGAGTTTGCTAAGGGAGCAAGTAGCTCAGCTCAAGCAGAAGGTCATGAACCATGTGAACAGCGGGTGTCAGTTGCTCCCACATCAAGTTCAAGCGTACTAA
- the pgpep1 gene encoding pyroglutamyl-peptidase 1, giving the protein MDNTRRTVVVTGFGPFGEHAVNASWVAVQELKKLGLGRDVDLYVYEVPVEYQAVQSLVPSLWKQYHPQLVVHVGLSGMATTVTLEKCGHNYGYKGLDNCSFCPDSQCCVEGGPECIDSVIDMDSVCKKVAASGLGVAVSMSKDAGRYLCDYTYYTSLYLSRGRSAFVHVPPLDKPYGAEALGRALQAIVQEMLQLLVQAEEKIHCQHAHS; this is encoded by the exons ATGGACAACACCAGGCGGACTGTTGTGGTGACAG GTTTTGGCCCCTTCGGAGAGCATGCTGTCAACGCCAGCTGGGTGGCTGTGCAG GAGCTGAAGAAACTGGGCTTGGGCCGCGATGTGGACCTGTATGTCTACGAGGTGCCTGTTGAGTACCAGGCAGTCCAGAGCCTGGTACCATCGCTATGGAAACAGTACCACCCACAA TTGGTGGTCCACGTAGGCCTCTCTGGAATGGCCACTACTGTCACCCTCGAGAAGTGTGGCCACAACTACGGGTACAAGGGCCTAGACAACTGCAGCTTCTGTCCTGACTCGCAGTGCTGTGTCGAAGGTGGGCCAGAGTGCATCGACTCGGTCATCGACATGGACTCGGTCTGTAAGAAAGTGGCGGCTTCCGGCCTCGGCGTGGCTGTGTCCATGTCCAAAGACGCTGGAAG GTACCTATGTGACTACACCTACTACACCTCGCTGTACCTGAGCCGGGGACGCTCCGCCTTTGTGCATGTGCCCCCCCTCGACAAACCGTACGGCGCGGAGGCGCTGGGCAGGGCTCTGCAGGCCATAGTGCAGGAAATGCTGCAGCTGTTGGTGCAGGCTGAAGAGAAGATCCACTGTCAACACGCTCACTCGTAG
- the lsm4 gene encoding U6 snRNA-associated Sm-like protein LSm4: MLPLSLLKTAQNHPMLVELKNGETYNGHLVSCDNWMNINLREVICTSRDGDKFWRMPECYIRGSTIKYLRIPDEIIDMVKEEVVSKGRGRGGMQQNKMQQKGRGGGAGRGVFGGRGRGMPGAGRGQQEKKPGKPQGVKNQH, encoded by the exons ATG CTGCCCCTGTCATTGTTGAAGACTGCACAGAATCACCCAATG CTGGTGGAGTTGAAGAATGGAGAGACCTACAACGGCCATCTGGTCAGCTGTGACAACTGGATGAACATCAACCTGCGAGAAGTCATCTGCACATCCAGG GATGGAGATAAGTTTTGGAGGATGCCAGAATGCTACATCCGAGGCAGCACCATTAAGTATCTACGCATCCCTGACGAGATCATTGACATGGTGAAGGAGGAGGTGGTGTCCAAGGGTCGTGGGCGAGGCGGCATGCAGCAGAACAAGATGCAGCAGAAAGGAAGAGGCGGCGGTGCTGGCAGAG GTGTGTTTGGTGGTCGGGGCAGAGGCATGCCCGGGGCTGGGCGCGGACAACAAGAGAAGAAGCCTGGTAAACCTCAGGGGGTCAAGAACCAGCACTGA